A genomic segment from Desulfobulbaceae bacterium encodes:
- a CDS encoding isoprenyl transferase has translation MTPLPQLDLDNIPPHIAIIMDGNGRWAQSHKLLRTMGHKAGVDSVLNIIKASRLLGVKVLTLYAFSSENWQRPAQEVSTLMSLLKTFLVRELNNLIENNIKLKAIGQIEKLPVDVREVLNNSINQSANNTGMVLNLALSYGSRDEIIRAVRLIAQQCLEKTLHPDAIDTEIISANLYTSGLPDPDLIIRTGGESRLSNFLLWQASYSEIYITNTHWPDFRKPQLKIAIADYQRRQRRFGKTGEQITATPQDTA, from the coding sequence CCCGCCCCACATTGCCATTATCATGGACGGCAATGGCCGCTGGGCCCAGAGCCACAAACTCCTCCGGACCATGGGACATAAGGCAGGGGTCGACTCGGTCTTGAACATCATTAAGGCCAGCCGCCTGCTTGGCGTCAAGGTCCTTACGCTCTATGCCTTCTCTTCAGAAAACTGGCAGCGTCCGGCCCAGGAAGTATCGACTCTGATGTCCTTGCTTAAAACCTTTCTGGTGAGAGAATTAAACAACCTCATCGAAAACAATATCAAACTAAAAGCTATCGGCCAGATAGAAAAACTCCCTGTCGATGTCCGAGAAGTGCTAAATAACTCCATCAACCAATCTGCAAACAATACCGGCATGGTGTTAAATCTGGCCTTAAGTTATGGCAGCAGGGATGAAATTATTCGTGCTGTCCGACTCATCGCCCAGCAATGCCTGGAAAAAACCCTCCATCCTGATGCCATTGACACCGAGATCATCAGCGCCAATCTCTACACCAGCGGACTGCCAGACCCGGACCTCATCATTCGCACCGGTGGAGAATCAAGACTCAGTAATTTTTTGCTCTGGCAGGCATCATACTCCGAAATTTACATCACCAACACTCATTGGCCAGATTTCAGGAAACCGCAACTTAAAATAGCCATCGCCGACTACCAGCGAAGGCAACGGCGGTTTGGCAAGACGGGAGAGCAGATAACTGCGACACCACAGGATACAGCCTAA
- a CDS encoding phosphatidate cytidylyltransferase: MNRLTTGLIISVIWLALLFSQSFTLLWLVFTAIGGLALHEYFSMCLSKDEARIKPIAIIIGLIPFIAALGMRPDLVFAGFFISIFASALLLFTQYARLDNGFILLTKLCCGLTLISLGASHLSLLVALPHGVAWLVILTIITIASDTGAYYAGSNFGKTKLCPAISPAKTVEGLIGGMIASLVLVMIAKIFLLPHISSITMFFATIMITLIGVGGDLTESIIKRSCRVKDSGTILPGHGGILDRIDSLLTAAPTMYYLIHFNLI; encoded by the coding sequence ATGAACCGACTCACAACAGGACTGATTATCAGCGTTATTTGGCTGGCCCTGCTTTTCTCCCAGTCCTTTACCCTTCTCTGGCTGGTATTCACTGCCATCGGCGGGCTTGCTTTACACGAATACTTTTCCATGTGCTTAAGTAAGGATGAGGCACGAATCAAACCAATAGCGATCATTATCGGTCTCATCCCTTTTATTGCCGCCTTAGGAATGAGACCCGATCTGGTCTTCGCCGGCTTTTTCATCTCCATTTTCGCCTCAGCGCTGCTCCTCTTTACTCAATACGCGAGACTCGACAATGGCTTTATACTCCTTACCAAACTGTGCTGTGGCCTGACCTTAATCAGTCTCGGGGCCTCCCACCTGTCACTTCTTGTGGCTTTGCCCCATGGTGTGGCGTGGCTTGTCATCCTGACTATCATCACCATTGCCTCAGATACCGGCGCTTACTACGCAGGTTCAAACTTTGGTAAAACAAAACTCTGTCCGGCCATCAGCCCGGCCAAAACGGTGGAAGGCCTCATTGGCGGCATGATAGCAAGTCTTGTTCTGGTGATGATTGCTAAAATTTTTCTTCTTCCCCATATCTCGTCTATCACAATGTTTTTTGCCACTATCATGATAACCCTGATTGGAGTTGGAGGCGACCTGACCGAATCAATAATCAAGCGGTCCTGCCGGGTAAAAGACTCAGGCACAATTCTGCCCGGTCATGGGGGTATCCTTGATCGAATTGATTCACTCCTTACTGCGGCTCCCACGATGTATTATCTCATCCATTTCAACCTCATCTAA